One window from the genome of Flavobacterium agricola encodes:
- a CDS encoding DNA alkylation repair protein, translating into MKISFLEALENQFRMHKDVVYAEKMDRLMNYSHPFAGIPNHLRLRIVKYLYPDFKHEIETELLDIVAHLFAKQEREFHYVALDLIKKNLDALYRIEYFSFIKDLAEQKPNWDTIDIYAKDILGKYLQRIPELTQTFVNLFINSNNEWKIRSIILFQVNYKQKTNKNLLFLICLKFIDTKNYMIHSAMVWALKEYQKINPEEVANFIKKNDFLLIYNRKIDTELTIVQRLVQSLEIKKTVYI; encoded by the coding sequence TTAGAAGCCCTTGAAAACCAGTTTCGAATGCACAAAGATGTTGTATATGCCGAAAAAATGGATCGATTAATGAACTACTCCCATCCTTTTGCTGGGATACCCAACCATTTGCGTTTACGAATTGTAAAATATTTATACCCCGATTTTAAACACGAAATAGAAACCGAATTGTTAGATATTGTTGCTCACCTATTTGCTAAACAAGAACGCGAATTTCATTACGTAGCTTTAGATTTAATTAAAAAGAATTTGGACGCGTTATACCGAATTGAATATTTTTCATTCATTAAAGATTTGGCTGAGCAAAAACCAAATTGGGATACGATTGATATTTATGCGAAAGATATTTTAGGGAAATACTTACAACGCATTCCGGAGCTAACTCAAACATTTGTAAATTTATTTATCAATTCCAATAACGAGTGGAAAATTAGAAGCATTATTTTGTTTCAGGTTAATTACAAACAAAAAACAAATAAAAATTTACTGTTTTTAATTTGTTTAAAGTTTATTGATACCAAAAACTACATGATTCATAGCGCCATGGTTTGGGCACTTAAAGAATACCAAAAAATTAACCCAGAAGAAGTTGCAAATTTTATAAAGAAAAATGATTTTTTGCTGATATATAACCGCAAAATTGATACAGAACTTACCATTGTACAGCGGTTAGTACAAAGCTTAGAAATAAAAAAAACCGTCTATATTTAG
- a CDS encoding class I SAM-dependent methyltransferase, whose translation MDKKLLRESIFRHLDGIVVTPVVKSLQQHDVLKYILEKKETNLNELTNHFKANDGYLNVALRVLAAQGFLNYEVNNKTDEVLVVANQATSFLYEHAQIYTDLFAFTANPLLLNNKQIPDELCKQWVKLFEKYHSLIFQKVDLSTESGQLTHQIQKHIEGALLGPIIVRLGMNGMFHNYFMQSSFSADEFHKNPECFEQVLQFLTQLGWFTVNDGNFEFTETGLFFARRATAYGVTVSYLPMFSRVDDLIFGDPKKLRDIAEGQDEIHVDREMNVWGSGGAHTTYFKVIDHLIIEIFNRPIEEQPKGILDMGCGNGALLQHLYEVIERFTLRGKMLEQYPLFLVGADYNQAALKVTRANLIKNDIWAKVIWGDIGNPDLLAKDLQEKYKIELSDLLNMRTFLDHNRIWEPTVTSANRLSTSTGAFAFRGERLSNNAVEENLKNHLQKWSPYLQKFGLLLIELHTIAPNLTAQNIGKTPATAYDATHGFSDQYILEIDVFHKVCKEAGLNPVMNMFKRFPDSDLATVSINLLKQ comes from the coding sequence ATGGATAAAAAATTACTTAGAGAATCTATATTTAGACATTTAGACGGAATTGTTGTTACGCCTGTAGTAAAAAGTTTACAGCAACATGACGTTTTAAAATATATACTAGAAAAAAAGGAAACGAACTTAAACGAATTAACTAATCATTTTAAAGCAAACGACGGATATCTAAATGTTGCTTTACGTGTTTTAGCCGCTCAAGGTTTTTTAAATTACGAAGTAAATAATAAAACGGACGAGGTTTTAGTTGTTGCTAATCAAGCAACTTCTTTTTTATATGAGCATGCACAAATCTATACCGATTTGTTTGCCTTTACCGCAAATCCGTTATTGCTAAATAACAAACAAATTCCTGATGAGTTGTGTAAGCAATGGGTTAAGTTGTTTGAAAAATATCATAGTTTAATTTTTCAGAAAGTTGATCTTTCAACAGAAAGCGGACAATTAACGCATCAAATTCAAAAACATATAGAAGGTGCTTTGTTAGGGCCAATTATTGTGCGTTTGGGTATGAATGGTATGTTTCATAATTACTTTATGCAATCTTCCTTTTCTGCAGACGAATTTCATAAAAATCCGGAATGTTTTGAGCAAGTTCTTCAATTTTTAACGCAATTGGGTTGGTTTACTGTTAACGATGGTAATTTTGAATTTACCGAAACCGGTTTGTTTTTTGCCCGTCGTGCAACAGCATACGGCGTAACCGTTTCTTATTTACCAATGTTTTCTCGTGTGGATGATTTAATTTTTGGTGATCCTAAAAAATTACGTGATATTGCCGAAGGACAAGATGAAATTCATGTGGATCGTGAAATGAATGTTTGGGGAAGCGGCGGAGCGCATACCACATATTTTAAAGTTATTGATCATTTAATAATCGAAATTTTTAACCGCCCAATTGAAGAACAACCTAAAGGAATTTTAGATATGGGTTGTGGTAACGGCGCTTTGTTACAGCATTTGTACGAGGTTATTGAGCGTTTTACTTTACGAGGAAAAATGTTAGAACAATATCCGTTATTTTTGGTTGGAGCAGATTACAATCAAGCAGCGTTAAAAGTTACTCGAGCAAACTTGATTAAAAATGATATTTGGGCTAAAGTAATTTGGGGTGATATTGGTAATCCTGATTTATTAGCAAAAGATTTGCAAGAAAAGTATAAAATTGAATTAAGTGATTTACTTAATATGCGAACCTTTTTAGATCATAATCGTATTTGGGAACCAACCGTTACATCAGCCAACCGATTGTCAACTTCTACTGGTGCTTTTGCTTTTAGAGGAGAACGTTTGTCGAATAATGCGGTTGAAGAAAACCTGAAAAACCATTTACAAAAATGGAGCCCTTATTTACAAAAATTTGGATTGTTGTTAATCGAACTGCATACCATTGCACCAAATTTAACAGCACAAAACATCGGTAAAACCCCAGCAACAGCTTATGATGCAACACATGGTTTTTCAGATCAATATATTTTAGAAATTGATGTTTTTCATAAAGTTTGCAAAGAAGCAGGTTTAAACCCGGTAATGAATATGTTTAAACGCTTTCCAGATTCTGATTTGGCTACTGTAAGTATTAATTTACTTAAACAATAA